One Alkalicoccus halolimnae DNA segment encodes these proteins:
- the rpsO gene encoding 30S ribosomal protein S15 — MALTQERKNELITQFKTHENDTGSPEVQVAILTEQINTLNQHLRTHKKDHHSRRGLLKMVGQRRNLLTYLRKKDVTRYRELVDKLGLRR; from the coding sequence ATGGCACTAACACAAGAGCGTAAAAATGAACTTATTACTCAGTTCAAAACGCACGAAAATGATACCGGATCTCCAGAGGTTCAGGTAGCTATCCTTACAGAGCAGATTAACACACTAAATCAGCACCTGCGTACTCACAAGAAAGATCACCATTCACGACGTGGTCTTCTTAAAATGGTAGGTCAGCGACGTAATCTTCTTACGTATCTTCGTAAGAAAGACGTTACACGTTACCGTGAACTTGTTGATAAGCTTGGTCTGCGCCGATAA
- a CDS encoding bifunctional riboflavin kinase/FAD synthetase: protein MQTIELKHPLPAGTFPETCTALGFFDGVHRGHEEVIKRAVAAADEKGMTPAVMTFFPHPKEVLRNAEAEYLTTLEDKKERLEMLGVEILYLVQFDTSFASLTPQQFVDRFIIDLNIKHVVAGFDYTYGHKGKGTMDSFPFHARGLVETTTVEAFRECDEKISSTAVRTALKNGEINKVSHYLGRHYTVKGKVVQGEKRGRTIGFPTANVEPPLKVLLPSAGVYAVMVEKGNETYCGVANIGVKPTFHQDSTEKTLEVYFLDFSEDIYGEVLKVEFIERLRGETKFASVEELISQIDRDVENARSVLRDS, encoded by the coding sequence TTGCAAACCATAGAATTGAAACATCCTCTGCCAGCTGGGACTTTCCCGGAAACGTGCACGGCGCTTGGTTTTTTTGATGGGGTGCACAGAGGACACGAGGAAGTTATAAAAAGAGCGGTAGCTGCGGCTGATGAAAAGGGAATGACGCCGGCAGTCATGACGTTTTTCCCCCATCCAAAAGAAGTGCTTCGTAATGCAGAAGCAGAATATTTAACGACGCTCGAAGACAAAAAAGAAAGACTGGAAATGCTCGGAGTAGAAATTTTATACCTGGTCCAGTTTGATACTTCGTTTGCTTCTCTGACTCCCCAGCAGTTTGTAGACCGGTTTATTATTGACCTGAATATTAAGCATGTCGTAGCAGGGTTTGACTATACATATGGTCACAAAGGCAAAGGAACGATGGATTCCTTTCCTTTCCATGCAAGAGGGCTCGTTGAGACTACTACTGTCGAAGCTTTCAGGGAATGCGATGAGAAGATCAGCTCCACTGCTGTAAGAACGGCTTTAAAAAATGGAGAGATTAATAAAGTTTCCCACTATCTGGGCCGTCATTACACGGTGAAAGGGAAAGTAGTGCAAGGGGAAAAAAGGGGACGGACGATAGGTTTTCCCACGGCTAATGTTGAGCCTCCTTTAAAGGTGCTTCTTCCTTCTGCCGGGGTTTACGCTGTGATGGTGGAAAAGGGAAATGAGACCTACTGCGGGGTGGCTAATATTGGAGTTAAGCCAACATTTCATCAGGATAGTACTGAGAAGACTTTAGAAGTTTATTTCCTGGATTTTAGTGAAGATATATACGGAGAAGTATTGAAAGTTGAATTTATAGAGCGGCTGCGCGGAGAAACAAAATTTGCGTCTGTGGAAGAGTTAATTTCTCAGATTGACAGGGATGTTGAAAATGCGCGCAGCGTATTGAGAGATTCATAA
- the truB gene encoding tRNA pseudouridine(55) synthase TruB: MKSVGGVVPLWKPRGMTSFDAVKRVRHIYKTKRAGHTGTLDPDVEGVLPICLERATKLVEYLTADQKVYEGEVTIGFSTETEDAGGEVVERTPVNSTITEEEADSVLADLQGELEQTPPMYSAVKVKGKKLYEYAREGLDVARPVRTITIYSLERKSALIHEDGKVIFSFRAVCSKGTYIRTLAVQIGEKLGYAAHMSDLIRTASGNFEKKDCITLEELEKMNDPQKAVISVENAVKHLPGVIIDEELEKKVLQGGLLPLPKAAEAFTEPYFSLYNRNQELLALYKKDVKRDGMMKPEKMIRTIDL; the protein is encoded by the coding sequence ATGAAAAGTGTTGGTGGAGTAGTTCCACTATGGAAACCGAGAGGAATGACCTCATTTGACGCAGTAAAACGGGTGAGACATATATACAAGACGAAAAGAGCCGGTCATACAGGGACACTGGATCCTGATGTGGAAGGTGTGCTGCCAATCTGCCTTGAGAGGGCAACTAAACTGGTCGAGTATCTGACTGCTGATCAGAAAGTTTATGAAGGGGAAGTAACAATTGGGTTTTCAACAGAAACCGAAGATGCCGGAGGAGAGGTCGTGGAGCGGACCCCGGTAAATTCAACAATTACAGAAGAAGAAGCGGATTCGGTTCTTGCGGATCTTCAGGGCGAACTTGAACAGACACCGCCAATGTACTCTGCAGTGAAAGTAAAAGGAAAGAAATTGTATGAATATGCCAGAGAGGGTTTGGACGTTGCGCGGCCGGTACGAACAATCACTATTTATTCTCTGGAAAGAAAGAGTGCACTGATTCACGAAGATGGAAAAGTGATTTTTTCATTCCGAGCCGTCTGCAGTAAAGGGACGTATATAAGAACCTTAGCTGTGCAGATTGGGGAGAAGCTGGGATATGCAGCCCATATGTCAGATCTGATCCGTACTGCATCAGGAAATTTTGAAAAGAAAGATTGTATCACTCTTGAGGAACTGGAGAAGATGAACGATCCGCAGAAAGCAGTGATTTCTGTTGAAAATGCAGTTAAGCATCTTCCCGGAGTAATCATTGACGAAGAGTTGGAAAAGAAAGTACTCCAAGGAGGACTTCTGCCGCTCCCTAAAGCCGCAGAGGCATTTACAGAACCTTATTTCAGTCTATATAATAGAAACCAGGAGCTGCTCGCTCTTTACAAAAAAGATGTCAAACGGGACGGTATGATGAAGCCGGAAAAAATGATAAGGACAATTGACTTATAA
- the rbfA gene encoding 30S ribosome-binding factor RbfA: MGNVRAHRVAEQLKKEVSDIIHRELKDPRIGFITVTDVDVTGDLQQAKVFVTVYGDEEERRKTLSALEQAKGFIRSEAGQRIQLRKTPDISFEFDESIEQGNRIEALIREMKEKE, from the coding sequence ATGGGTAATGTGCGTGCACACAGAGTAGCAGAACAGTTGAAAAAAGAAGTATCAGACATCATTCACCGTGAGTTAAAGGACCCTCGGATAGGTTTTATAACTGTTACCGATGTTGATGTAACCGGTGATCTTCAGCAGGCGAAAGTCTTCGTCACCGTCTATGGAGATGAAGAAGAGCGTAGAAAAACCCTTTCAGCTCTGGAACAGGCGAAAGGATTTATCCGCTCTGAGGCAGGTCAAAGAATTCAATTAAGGAAAACCCCCGACATTTCGTTTGAGTTTGATGAGAGCATCGAACAGGGAAACCGTATTGAAGCTTTGATCCGGGAAATGAAAGAGAAAGAATAA
- a CDS encoding DUF503 domain-containing protein has protein sequence MIIGVLSLEAVIYEAGSLKEKRSVTKSVADRVRRKFNVSFAEVDHQEVWQRVKWVAVTVSGDKQAAERELQAVLSFIDSFPSLDPSRIEWEWL, from the coding sequence TTGATCATAGGCGTTCTTTCGCTGGAAGCTGTTATTTATGAAGCCGGCTCTTTAAAAGAAAAGCGCTCAGTTACGAAAAGTGTTGCTGATCGGGTGCGGAGAAAATTTAATGTTTCCTTCGCTGAAGTTGATCATCAGGAGGTTTGGCAGCGCGTTAAATGGGTAGCAGTAACAGTAAGCGGGGATAAACAGGCAGCAGAAAGAGAACTGCAGGCCGTACTATCCTTTATCGACAGCTTTCCTTCGTTGGATCCTTCCCGTATAGAGTGGGAATGGCTGTAA
- the infB gene encoding translation initiation factor IF-2, producing the protein MKKMRIYEYAKEKNVTSKDIITKMEALGIKVTNHMSVITQDTIDKLEGKQNNSGDKKVASNPKPTKEEASVKEKNPSKRPAGTNDKKRGNKGPNQNKGPQNKRKGGGKGAPKPQSKQKAATPAHITYEAPISVGEFADKINKEPSEIIKKLMNLGVMATINQEIDKDTLELLGVEFGVTIEEKIVIDETDFESIVEEEDPALLEERSPVVTIMGHVDHGKTTLLDGIRHTKVTAGEAGGITQHIGAYQVEENGKKITFLDTPGHAAFTTMRARGAQVTDITILVVAADDGVMPQTVEAINHAKAAEVPIIVAVNKIDKEGSNPDRVMQELTEHGLVAEAWGGDTIFVNVSAIQEEGIDDLLEMILLVSEVEELKANPNKEAYGTVVEAELDRGRGPVATLLVQSGTLKVGDPVVVGNTYGKVRAMVNDIGRRVKSAGPSMPVEITGLNSVPQAGDQFKVFKDEKKARQIGESRASKHKEASRKESSRVSLDDLFDQIQQGEIKDINIIVKADVQGSAEAMKGSLEKIEVEGVKVNIIHTGVGAIAESDIILASASNAIVIGFNVRPDVNAKRTADAEKVDVRLHRVIYDAIEEVEQAMKGMLDPIFQEKVIGQAEVRNIFKVSRIGTIAGSYVTDGKFTRDSSVRLIRDGVVLFDGRLKDLKRFKDDVKEVAKNYECGITLENFNDVKEGDTLEAYIMEEIKR; encoded by the coding sequence ATGAAAAAAATGCGTATATATGAATATGCAAAGGAAAAAAACGTAACGAGTAAAGATATAATTACTAAAATGGAAGCTCTTGGTATCAAGGTAACTAATCATATGAGTGTTATTACACAGGACACTATTGATAAACTTGAAGGCAAACAGAATAATTCAGGTGATAAAAAGGTAGCTTCAAATCCTAAACCGACTAAGGAGGAGGCTTCTGTGAAAGAAAAGAACCCATCTAAACGCCCTGCAGGAACGAATGATAAAAAACGCGGAAATAAAGGACCAAATCAAAATAAAGGTCCTCAGAACAAACGTAAAGGCGGCGGTAAGGGAGCACCAAAACCGCAGTCGAAGCAAAAAGCAGCAACTCCTGCGCATATCACATATGAAGCTCCTATCAGCGTGGGGGAATTTGCAGATAAAATTAACAAAGAACCATCTGAAATTATCAAAAAGCTGATGAATTTAGGGGTTATGGCTACGATCAACCAGGAAATTGATAAAGATACTCTTGAACTTCTTGGAGTGGAATTCGGAGTTACTATTGAAGAAAAGATTGTTATTGATGAAACAGATTTCGAATCAATCGTAGAGGAAGAGGATCCTGCTCTGCTCGAAGAACGTTCGCCGGTCGTAACCATTATGGGACACGTCGATCATGGTAAAACGACGCTTCTGGACGGTATACGTCATACGAAAGTAACGGCTGGAGAAGCCGGTGGAATTACTCAGCATATCGGAGCTTATCAGGTAGAGGAAAATGGTAAAAAGATAACTTTTCTTGATACACCCGGCCACGCTGCATTTACGACTATGCGTGCCCGTGGAGCTCAGGTAACTGATATTACAATTCTTGTAGTAGCAGCGGATGACGGCGTTATGCCGCAGACAGTGGAAGCAATTAACCACGCTAAAGCCGCTGAAGTCCCAATCATCGTTGCTGTCAATAAAATTGACAAAGAAGGTTCAAATCCGGACCGCGTAATGCAGGAATTAACAGAACATGGTCTTGTCGCAGAAGCCTGGGGAGGAGATACAATATTCGTAAATGTATCGGCCATCCAGGAAGAAGGGATCGACGATCTGCTGGAAATGATTCTGCTCGTTTCGGAAGTAGAAGAGCTAAAAGCAAATCCAAATAAGGAAGCTTACGGAACTGTCGTTGAGGCAGAACTTGACCGTGGAAGAGGACCGGTAGCAACACTTCTCGTTCAGTCCGGGACACTTAAAGTAGGAGACCCGGTCGTAGTCGGCAACACTTACGGCAAAGTACGTGCGATGGTAAATGATATTGGACGGAGAGTAAAAAGTGCAGGTCCTTCCATGCCTGTAGAAATTACCGGCTTAAACAGCGTGCCTCAGGCCGGAGATCAGTTTAAAGTATTTAAAGATGAGAAAAAAGCCCGCCAGATCGGTGAATCACGTGCTTCGAAACATAAGGAAGCAAGCCGTAAGGAAAGCTCAAGAGTAAGCCTGGACGACCTCTTTGACCAGATTCAGCAGGGTGAAATTAAAGATATTAATATTATAGTCAAAGCTGATGTTCAGGGATCTGCTGAAGCAATGAAAGGCTCGCTCGAGAAAATCGAAGTTGAGGGCGTAAAAGTTAACATTATCCACACCGGAGTCGGTGCTATTGCCGAATCAGATATTATTCTGGCATCTGCTTCCAATGCTATCGTTATCGGCTTTAACGTACGTCCTGATGTAAATGCGAAACGCACAGCTGACGCTGAGAAAGTGGATGTGAGGCTGCACCGCGTTATTTACGATGCGATAGAAGAAGTAGAACAAGCAATGAAGGGTATGCTCGATCCGATTTTTCAAGAAAAAGTAATTGGACAGGCAGAAGTGCGGAATATATTTAAAGTTTCCCGGATCGGGACAATTGCTGGTTCTTATGTAACGGACGGTAAATTTACCCGTGATTCTTCCGTGAGACTGATCCGGGATGGAGTAGTCCTTTTTGACGGTCGTTTGAAAGACTTGAAGCGTTTTAAAGATGATGTAAAAGAAGTAGCTAAAAACTACGAATGCGGTATCACTCTGGAAAACTTTAATGATGTAAAAGAAGGAGATACGCTGGAAGCCTATATTATGGAAGAAATTAAGCGTTGA
- a CDS encoding YlxQ family RNA-binding protein, translating into MNSKQKSLIGLMLRAGALIMGEELAVKAIQTKKAKAVIISKDASENTLKKISDKCNYYKVPLIQTGDRYEIGEALGKEARVVLALTDKGFAEAFMKHEVKSAE; encoded by the coding sequence ATGAATTCAAAACAAAAGTCATTAATAGGATTAATGCTTCGTGCAGGCGCTCTAATTATGGGAGAAGAACTCGCTGTTAAAGCGATCCAGACAAAAAAAGCAAAAGCGGTAATTATTTCGAAGGATGCTTCGGAAAATACGCTAAAAAAAATAAGTGATAAGTGCAACTATTATAAAGTGCCCCTTATACAGACCGGTGACCGGTATGAGATTGGGGAGGCACTTGGAAAAGAGGCGAGAGTTGTTCTCGCTTTGACGGATAAAGGATTTGCTGAAGCATTTATGAAGCATGAAGTAAAAAGTGCCGAGTAA
- the rnpM gene encoding RNase P modulator RnpM, with protein MQKKKTPLRKCIVTQEMKPKKELLRVVRSPEGEVFLDPTSKKSGRGAYLTNDLETIDLAQKKEILSRHLKVKVPEELYDELRRYNLRGKIK; from the coding sequence ATGCAGAAGAAAAAAACCCCGCTCCGTAAATGTATTGTTACTCAGGAGATGAAACCAAAAAAGGAACTGCTGCGCGTTGTACGGTCGCCGGAAGGGGAAGTATTTCTGGATCCCACTTCAAAAAAATCCGGTCGCGGAGCTTATCTTACCAATGATCTTGAAACAATAGATCTTGCTCAGAAAAAAGAAATTTTAAGCCGCCACCTTAAGGTGAAAGTTCCTGAGGAATTATACGACGAACTAAGGCGCTATAATCTCCGGGGGAAGATCAAATAA
- the nusA gene encoding transcription termination factor NusA: MNSEFMEALATIEKDKGIDKEIILEAIEQALITGYKRNFNSAQNVRVEIDREVGTIRVFARKEVVEEVFDSRLEISLAEAHHINPLYEVDDVVEIEVTPRDFGRIAAQTAKQVVTQRVREAERGIIYSDFIDREEDIMTGIVQRQDHRFIYVDLGKVEALMPLSEQMPTESYKHNDRIKAFITKVEKTTKGPQIMISRTHPGLLKRLFELEVPEIYDGTVEVKSVSREAGERSKISVHAEDEEIDPVGSCVGQRGQRVQTIVDELKGEKIDIVRWSEDPKVYVANALSPSKVLKVTVNEEEKMTQVIVPDYQLSLAIGKRGQNARLAAKLTGWKIDIKSETEAEELGLLEESEELEPSEADSYETSSASQEDIADWLNEDEE; the protein is encoded by the coding sequence ATGAATAGTGAGTTTATGGAAGCACTTGCTACAATCGAAAAGGATAAAGGAATTGATAAGGAAATTATCCTTGAAGCGATAGAGCAGGCGTTAATTACAGGTTATAAGCGGAACTTTAATTCTGCACAGAATGTTAGAGTGGAAATTGACAGAGAGGTAGGAACAATCAGGGTGTTTGCCCGTAAAGAAGTTGTGGAAGAGGTTTTTGATTCCCGGCTTGAAATTTCACTTGCGGAAGCGCATCACATCAATCCGCTTTATGAAGTGGATGATGTTGTAGAAATCGAAGTAACTCCTCGCGATTTCGGCCGAATTGCTGCACAGACGGCGAAGCAGGTTGTCACTCAGAGGGTTCGGGAAGCTGAACGGGGAATCATTTATTCCGACTTTATTGACCGGGAAGAAGATATTATGACTGGTATCGTTCAAAGACAGGATCATCGGTTTATTTATGTGGACCTCGGTAAAGTTGAAGCACTTATGCCGTTGTCCGAGCAGATGCCGACGGAATCTTATAAACACAACGATCGTATAAAGGCATTTATAACGAAAGTAGAAAAAACGACGAAGGGACCTCAGATTATGATTTCCCGGACTCACCCGGGCCTTCTTAAAAGATTGTTTGAATTGGAAGTGCCGGAAATTTATGATGGTACGGTCGAAGTCAAATCTGTTTCCAGAGAAGCAGGAGAACGCTCGAAAATTTCTGTTCACGCTGAGGATGAAGAAATTGATCCGGTCGGTTCCTGCGTCGGTCAGCGCGGTCAGCGTGTTCAGACGATCGTAGATGAGCTGAAAGGTGAAAAAATCGATATTGTCCGCTGGTCTGAAGACCCGAAAGTTTACGTCGCCAATGCTTTAAGTCCTTCCAAAGTGCTGAAAGTAACTGTTAATGAAGAAGAGAAAATGACTCAGGTTATCGTACCTGACTACCAGCTTTCTCTCGCTATTGGTAAACGAGGTCAAAACGCCCGTCTGGCAGCAAAACTGACAGGATGGAAAATTGACATTAAGAGCGAAACAGAAGCAGAAGAGCTTGGTCTTCTTGAAGAATCGGAAGAGCTGGAGCCCTCTGAAGCAGATTCGTATGAAACGTCTTCTGCTTCTCAGGAAGATATTGCAGACTGGCTCAATGAGGACGAAGAGTAA
- the rimP gene encoding ribosome maturation factor RimP encodes MSKNVYEKVEALAAPILDQHELELVDIEFKKEGSNWFLRVFIDSDTGVDLDDCTAVSEKLSEVLDKEDPIEQAYYLEVSSPGAERPLKKEKDIEKAVGKNVYVSTYGPVDGEKAFEGILTSFENKMLIIDVKIKTRVVTYEIPYSQVAKARLAVAF; translated from the coding sequence ATGTCTAAAAACGTTTACGAAAAAGTGGAGGCTCTCGCCGCTCCAATTCTGGATCAGCACGAGCTGGAACTTGTAGATATTGAATTTAAAAAAGAGGGATCAAACTGGTTTCTGCGGGTATTTATTGATTCCGATACCGGTGTTGATCTGGATGACTGTACGGCCGTGAGCGAAAAACTCAGCGAAGTTCTGGATAAAGAAGATCCGATTGAACAGGCTTATTATTTAGAAGTTTCCTCCCCGGGTGCAGAGCGTCCATTGAAGAAAGAAAAAGACATTGAAAAAGCTGTAGGGAAAAATGTCTACGTTTCTACTTATGGACCTGTCGATGGTGAAAAGGCTTTTGAAGGGATATTGACATCTTTTGAAAACAAAATGCTTATCATTGATGTGAAAATTAAAACAAGAGTGGTCACGTACGAAATTCCATACAGCCAGGTTGCCAAAGCGAGACTTGCAGTAGCTTTTTAA